The following proteins come from a genomic window of Pseudochaenichthys georgianus chromosome 17, fPseGeo1.2, whole genome shotgun sequence:
- the LOC117461790 gene encoding neurturin produces the protein MKLWKGVTFAFVLCGAALSIVFVRNMATIGQFRPKSKYPYTSPSSSKLSSFSQSTFKTSPQSPSSSSSSSSSAESAVKSRQMSGPQRRPRSADEMNSVLSEFSAMFQSFTEGELRHVVGALLDRKRRKSRLLGENQARRTKRARRPKPCSLRELELTVSELGLGYDSDETLLLRYCSGKCLEHRQNYDLTMDHMVRTGFKKKGRKDKVSNGPCCRPIAYEKQFSFQDNKHLHHTVRNMSAKNCGCV, from the exons ATGAAGTTATGGAAAGGTGTTACTTTTGCCTTCGTGCTCTGTGGCGCAGCCCTGTCCATCGTCTTCGTTAGAAACATGGCCACCATCGGACAGTTCAGGCCTAAATCGAAATACCCGTACACGTCTCCATCCTCATCAAAACTGTCCTCATTCTCACAATCAACTTTCAAGACCTCACCGCAatcaccctcctcctcctcctcctcctcatcatcaGCAGAATCGGCAGTGAAGTCCCGGCAGATGAGTGGGCCTCAACGGAGACCCCGCTCCGCAGACGAGATGAACTCGGTCCTCTCAGAGT tttctgcgatgttccaGAGCTTCACGGAGGGCGAACTTCGACATGTGGTCGGCGCCTTGCTGgacaggaagaggaggaagagccgGCTCCTGGGAGAGAACCAGGCGCGAAGGACTAAAAGAGCGCGGAGGCCCAAGCCCTGCTCTTTGAGGGAGCTGGAGCTGACCGTAAGTGAACTGGGTCTCGGCTATGACAGCGACGAGACGTTGCTGCTGCGCTACTGCAGCGGGAAATGCCTGGAACACCGGCAGAACTACGACCTTACCATGGATCACATGGTGCGGACAGGCTTCAAAAAGAAGGGCCGCAAGGACAAGGTCAGCAACGGGCCCTGCTGCCGGCCCATCGCTTATGAAAAACAGTTTTCCTTCCAGGACAACAAGCACCTCCACCACACAGTACGAAATATGTCGGCGAAGAACTGTGGGTGTGTATGA
- the LOC117462828 gene encoding la-related protein 6-like, with protein MSNPIGDDAQSARDEEDRDGELLCLKIKAQLEDLFTDSHLAEDGFLLKHVQKNKQGFVSLKLLTCLKKIKVLTTNWYMTLAGAEYSELLEVNDEGTKVRRMEPLPKRLLCSPTSKLLLAWNSSVEDSTGDNGSSRGLEQAFLSKSILQKFSAHGGIVSSWVLHAGEELPKELQCYAKRHKELGQQLCVVVKFNHLEEVRKTYSALKAEGVHVVPLGFQSMHHINREESSEGTNKVRPEDTPSQEHLTPGDSVKDDKTSQRQKSVERTLEQISGHWNSKSLCGLNPRHSKRNWCSGDGDAESSQSPWVLRRKFAASVLNPKVALHMNPHRLMQTVVRQPLGPDSTKGFQSRRRPLQQGERTLSLGSRKTTCAD; from the exons ATGAGTAATCCGATTGG AGATGATGCCCAATCTGCCCGGGATGAAGAAGACCGTGACGGCGAGTTGCTCTGCTTGAAGATTAAGGCCCAGTTGGAGGATTTGTTCACCGACAGCCACCTGGCCGAGGACGGCTTCCTGCTGAAGCATGTGCAGAAGAACAAGCAGGGCTTCGTCAGCCTCAAGCTCCTCACTTGTctgaaaaag ATAAAGGTCCTGACCACAAACTGGTACATGACTCTGGCAGGAGCAGAGTACTCCGAGCTCCTGGAGGTGAACGATGAAGGCACCAAAGTGAGGCGGATGGAACCGCTTCCCAAGAGGCTGCTGTGTTCCCCCACCAGCAAGCTGCTCCTCGCCTGGAACTCTTCTGTGGAGGATTCAACCGGAGACAATGGATCCTCCCGAGGCCTGGAGCAGGCTTTCCTCTCCAAGAGCATCCTCCAGAAGTTCAGCGCCCATGGCGGCATTGTTTCATCCTGGGTCCTGCATGCTGGCGAGGAGCTTCCCAAGGAGCTGCAGTGCTACGCCAAGCGCCACAAAGAGCTCggccagcagctgtgtgtcgtGGTGAAGTTTAATCATTTGGAGGAAGTGCGTAAGACCTACAGCGCCCTGAAAGCAGAGGGCGTACACGTGGTGCCTTTGGGATTCCAGTCGATGCACCACATCAACAGGGAGGAGTCATCAGAGGGAACCAACAAGGTCAGACCTGAGGACACACCTTCCCAGGAACATCTAACCCCAGGGGATTCAGTCAAGGATGACAAAACATCTCAGCGCCAGAAGTCTGTGGAGAGAACCTTGGAGCAGATCTCCGGCCACTGGAACAGCAAGTCCCTCTGCGGTCTGAATCCGAGGCACAGCAAGAGGAACTGGTGCTCTGGAGACGGTGACGCAGAGAGCTCTCAGAGCCCCTGGGTGCTGAGGCGCAAATTTGCAGCCAGTGTACTAAACCCCAAGGTGGCGCTGCACATGAACCCGCACCGCCTGATGCAGACGGTGGTCCGCCAGCCCCTCGGCCCCGACAGCACCAAGGGCTTTCAGAGCAGAAGGAGGCCGCTGCAGCAGGGGGAGCGCACACTCTCTCTGGGAAGCAGAAAGACCACCTGTGCAGATTAA